A stretch of the Dasania marina DSM 21967 genome encodes the following:
- the moaA gene encoding GTP 3',8-cyclase MoaA, protein MNTSSSALPSPALIDKFGRKVDYVRISVTDRCDFRCVYCMAEDMTFVPRQQVLSLEELALVADAFAELGVKRIRLTGGEPLVRKNVLSLIEHIGSIASLDELTLTTNGSQLEKYASELKAKGVKRINISLDSLNPQRFKQLTRTGDLAQVLTGIDCAIAAGFERIKINAVILNGRNQDEVIDLVNFACDKGIDIAFIEEMPLGLIDEHSRKLSFYSSDDIQQQLSQQHILTALNEHTGGPSRYYALANSNSRVGFISPHSHNFCHLCNRVRVTAEGRLLLCLGNEHSIDLRAILRNGGDKAALKLAIIDAMDLKPERHHFELDDSPQIVRFMNTTGG, encoded by the coding sequence ATGAATACATCTAGCTCAGCACTACCCAGCCCCGCGCTTATCGACAAATTTGGTCGCAAAGTGGATTATGTACGTATCTCCGTCACCGATCGCTGCGACTTCCGCTGCGTATATTGTATGGCGGAAGATATGACCTTTGTACCGCGGCAACAGGTGCTCAGCCTAGAAGAGCTGGCGCTAGTGGCCGACGCCTTTGCCGAATTGGGAGTTAAACGCATACGCCTCACCGGTGGCGAGCCCTTGGTACGCAAAAATGTTTTATCGTTAATAGAGCATATAGGCAGCATAGCCAGCCTAGATGAGCTCACCCTCACCACTAATGGCTCACAATTAGAAAAATACGCCAGTGAATTAAAAGCCAAAGGCGTTAAGCGCATTAATATCAGTCTAGACAGCCTCAATCCGCAACGCTTTAAACAGCTCACCCGCACCGGTGATTTAGCACAAGTGTTAACCGGTATAGACTGCGCCATAGCCGCAGGCTTTGAACGCATAAAAATTAATGCGGTGATTTTAAACGGCCGCAACCAAGACGAGGTCATAGACCTCGTTAATTTCGCCTGCGACAAGGGTATAGATATCGCCTTTATCGAGGAGATGCCGCTAGGGTTAATAGACGAGCACAGCCGTAAGCTCAGTTTTTATTCCAGCGATGACATACAGCAGCAGCTTAGCCAGCAGCACATACTCACCGCCCTAAACGAACACACCGGCGGCCCCTCGCGCTATTATGCGCTGGCTAATAGCAACAGCCGCGTAGGCTTCATCTCACCTCACAGCCATAACTTTTGCCATTTATGCAATCGCGTGCGCGTCACCGCCGAAGGCCGCTTGCTACTATGCCTAGGTAATGAACACTCTATTGATTTACGCGCCATACTCCGCAACGGCGGCGACAAAGCCGCACTCAAGCTCGCCATTATCGACGCTATGGATTTAAAACCCGAGCGCCATCACTTTGAATTAGATGACAGCCCGCAGATTGTACGCTTTATGAATACAACCGGCGGCTAA
- a CDS encoding LrgB family protein, with translation MTDFLLPNSAWYSDFLVSPLFAISLTLICFQLSQVLYLRSQRFPLLHPTIVCAAVIALLIKQLDISYQQYFSDSYILTLLLGPTTVALAIPLYQNAKYIRQLFAPIVITLVFGASFAALSAVGLAYAMGASTETLLSLSTKSLTTPIAMTVTEIIGGNTALAAGGVMVTAVTGLCFGPLILRWLHIDDDRIWGFCLGISAHGTATVLAFERSSKAGAFASLALCLTGSFSAIVIPIIVSLLK, from the coding sequence ATGACTGATTTTTTACTCCCCAACAGTGCTTGGTATAGCGATTTTTTAGTCAGCCCTTTGTTTGCCATTAGCTTAACCTTAATCTGCTTTCAGCTTAGCCAAGTGCTTTATCTGCGCAGCCAGCGCTTCCCTTTATTGCACCCCACTATAGTTTGCGCAGCGGTCATCGCTCTGCTCATTAAGCAACTGGACATTAGCTACCAGCAATATTTTTCAGACAGTTACATATTGACCCTATTACTGGGCCCTACCACCGTAGCACTGGCCATACCGCTCTACCAAAACGCCAAATACATACGCCAATTATTTGCCCCCATAGTAATTACTCTGGTTTTCGGCGCCAGTTTTGCTGCACTATCCGCGGTGGGGCTGGCTTATGCCATGGGTGCCAGCACTGAAACACTGCTGTCGCTGTCGACCAAATCACTCACCACCCCCATAGCGATGACCGTCACTGAGATTATTGGTGGCAACACCGCGCTGGCCGCCGGTGGCGTGATGGTGACTGCTGTTACTGGCCTGTGCTTTGGCCCTTTAATCCTACGCTGGCTACACATAGACGATGATAGAATTTGGGGCTTTTGCTTAGGCATTAGTGCACATGGCACGGCTACCGTGCTAGCTTTTGAGCGCAGCAGCAAGGCCGGCGCTTTTGCTAGCTTGGCACTGTGTTTAACCGGCAGTTTTAGCGCCATTGTTATTCCTATAATCGTTAGCCTCTTGAAATAA
- a CDS encoding WD40 repeat domain-containing protein, whose translation MPALHSNRKPRMLPRYLTTRKLTALLFAACFTLSACDAGKAPEHSVEVAVKGLYSGAISNDGKLSVIGSIHHGGSLWRSSQNERLYNWNHKQGEYSNIIASGFSPEGDFALTADHQTMVLWSTQSGKALTFWTSPSQVHDIALSNNGNFAFLGLHDDSAVLFDVKRGGVKRSFYHRNRVTAVALSDDGKLALTGSDDSDAKLWDVNSGKALFTWQHADEVVTVALTSTGDKAFTVAKYDKAALWDTQTGKLLGELPLRASSLRRGLSFTAAKFSSDGKQLLTGSSDRKVQLWDVKTLQPLASWTVPKRDLFKPTSASIVAVGFSAISGKYLALASNGFSHVLKR comes from the coding sequence ATGCCAGCACTACACAGCAATCGTAAACCCCGAATGCTGCCCCGCTATCTAACCACACGCAAACTCACTGCCCTATTATTCGCCGCATGCTTTACGCTTAGCGCCTGTGATGCCGGTAAGGCGCCCGAGCACAGCGTAGAAGTGGCTGTTAAAGGCCTGTACAGCGGCGCTATCAGCAATGACGGCAAGCTCAGCGTGATAGGCTCCATACATCACGGCGGCAGCCTGTGGCGCAGCAGCCAAAACGAGCGTCTCTACAATTGGAATCACAAGCAGGGTGAATACAGCAATATTATCGCCAGCGGTTTCTCACCCGAAGGTGACTTTGCCCTTACCGCCGATCACCAAACCATGGTGCTGTGGTCTACCCAAAGCGGCAAGGCCCTGACTTTTTGGACCTCCCCCAGCCAAGTACACGACATCGCCCTAAGCAACAACGGTAACTTTGCCTTTTTGGGACTGCATGATGACAGTGCGGTGTTATTTGACGTCAAGCGTGGCGGGGTTAAACGCAGCTTTTATCACCGCAATAGAGTGACCGCAGTAGCCCTTAGCGACGACGGTAAGTTAGCGCTAACCGGTTCTGATGACAGCGACGCTAAGCTCTGGGATGTTAACAGCGGCAAGGCTTTATTTACCTGGCAGCACGCTGATGAGGTGGTCACCGTCGCCTTAACCAGCACGGGCGACAAAGCCTTTACCGTCGCCAAATACGATAAGGCCGCGCTCTGGGATACCCAAACAGGCAAACTGTTAGGCGAGCTACCACTGCGCGCCAGCAGCCTAAGACGCGGCCTATCCTTCACCGCAGCCAAGTTCTCTAGTGATGGTAAGCAATTACTTACCGGCAGCTCCGATCGAAAGGTGCAGCTCTGGGATGTCAAAACCCTCCAGCCCCTAGCCAGCTGGACCGTACCCAAACGCGACCTCTTCAAGCCCACCAGCGCCAGCATAGTGGCAGTAGGCTTTAGCGCCATTAGCGGTAAATACCTAGCGCTGGCATCGAATGGGTTTAGTCATGTTTTAAAGCGCTAA
- a CDS encoding CidA/LrgA family protein, with amino-acid sequence MIKGLSILLLFQCLGELIRSYSQVVLPGPVIGMLLLFAALCLRGGASTSLQSASQSLIGLMTLLFVPATTGLFFLSTQIMSQWLAIAVALVAGTVLSLSFNVLLMKRLVKNHD; translated from the coding sequence ATGATCAAAGGCCTTAGTATTTTATTGCTGTTTCAATGTCTGGGTGAATTAATCCGCAGCTACAGCCAAGTTGTACTGCCCGGGCCAGTAATAGGCATGTTGTTATTATTTGCCGCGCTATGTCTGCGCGGTGGCGCCTCTACATCATTGCAAAGCGCCAGCCAATCGCTAATCGGCTTAATGACCTTATTATTTGTACCGGCCACCACCGGCCTGTTTTTTTTAAGCACACAGATTATGTCGCAATGGCTGGCTATAGCCGTGGCGCTGGTCGCCGGCACCGTGTTATCACTAAGCTTCAATGTGCTACTAATGAAGCGGCTGGTAAAAAATCATGACTGA
- the gshA gene encoding glutamate--cysteine ligase produces MPELATQRIEQLSQTDAFQYLKSLQRGIEKESLRTTRAGLLAQTDHPKGLGSPFTHPRITTDFSESLLELITPVFPSIDGALASLDEVHRYVYSQLGDELMWTASMPCQLPEDAAIPVARYGSSNAAKMKTAYRVGLGNRYGRAMQTISGIHYNFSLPEGLWPHLQQQRSAESQALSIQDFKTESYFHVIRNFRRISWLLPYLYGASPAVSKCFLQGQQHDLQELDDSTLYLPYATALRMGDFGYQSNAQNGLAICYNKLDNYIETLKQAIVTEHPDYQKIGIKKDGAYQQLSTALLQIENEFYSTIRPKRVTESGEIPLGALQNRGVEYIEVRTIDVNPYLPLGIDKDEIRFVDCLLLFCLFDDSPECDDDDSARINSNFKAVVNHGRQPGLQLQQRAGNVAMSDWAEELLQGITAIAKHLDALHGGGNYQRVCQQQLEKLHNPALTPSAKILADMQKNQQSYFEFALAQSQQHADNFKKTTLSSEQIDAFETASHESNQRRAALESESTVGFDEYLAAFYQQYQQL; encoded by the coding sequence TTGCCAGAGTTAGCCACGCAGCGCATAGAGCAACTGAGCCAAACCGACGCCTTCCAGTATTTAAAATCGCTACAGCGCGGTATAGAAAAAGAAAGCCTACGCACTACCCGTGCCGGCCTATTAGCCCAAACCGATCACCCCAAAGGCTTGGGTTCGCCCTTTACTCACCCCAGAATCACCACCGATTTTTCCGAATCGCTGCTAGAGCTAATCACCCCGGTATTTCCTTCTATAGATGGCGCGCTGGCGTCACTGGATGAGGTTCATCGCTATGTCTACTCGCAACTGGGTGATGAGCTGATGTGGACCGCCAGCATGCCCTGCCAGCTACCAGAAGATGCCGCCATACCGGTAGCGCGCTATGGCAGCTCCAATGCTGCTAAAATGAAGACCGCCTACCGGGTAGGCTTAGGCAACCGCTACGGCCGGGCCATGCAAACCATTTCCGGCATACACTATAACTTCTCGCTACCTGAAGGCCTATGGCCGCATTTACAGCAGCAGCGCTCGGCCGAGTCACAAGCGTTATCCATACAAGATTTTAAAACCGAAAGTTACTTTCATGTTATCCGCAACTTCCGTCGTATCTCTTGGTTGCTACCCTACCTCTACGGCGCATCTCCTGCAGTCAGCAAATGTTTTTTACAAGGCCAGCAGCACGACTTGCAAGAGCTGGATGACAGTACCCTCTACCTGCCCTACGCCACTGCTTTACGCATGGGCGACTTTGGCTACCAGAGTAATGCCCAAAATGGCTTAGCCATTTGCTACAACAAGCTAGACAACTACATAGAGACGCTTAAGCAAGCGATAGTCACCGAGCACCCCGACTATCAAAAAATCGGCATTAAAAAAGACGGTGCCTATCAGCAACTGTCTACCGCCTTGCTACAAATCGAAAATGAATTTTACAGCACCATACGCCCCAAACGCGTTACCGAGTCAGGCGAGATTCCCTTAGGCGCTCTGCAAAACCGTGGCGTCGAATACATAGAAGTGCGCACCATAGATGTAAACCCCTATTTACCACTGGGTATCGATAAAGACGAAATACGTTTTGTCGACTGCCTACTATTATTTTGCCTATTCGATGATAGCCCCGAATGTGATGATGATGATAGCGCACGTATTAATAGCAATTTTAAGGCTGTTGTTAATCACGGTCGCCAGCCCGGGCTGCAACTACAGCAGCGCGCTGGCAATGTTGCCATGAGTGACTGGGCTGAAGAGTTACTGCAAGGCATCACCGCCATCGCCAAACATTTGGACGCCCTACACGGTGGTGGCAACTACCAACGCGTTTGCCAGCAACAACTTGAAAAGCTGCACAACCCCGCCCTCACGCCTTCGGCTAAAATATTGGCTGACATGCAGAAGAACCAGCAAAGCTATTTTGAATTTGCCTTGGCACAATCGCAGCAACACGCGGACAATTTTAAAAAAACCACGCTCAGTAGCGAGCAAATCGATGCGTTTGAAACAGCAAGCCATGAATCTAATCAGCGCCGCGCCGCACTAGAAAGCGAAAGCACGGTAGGCTTTGATGAGTACTTGGCTGCCTTTTACCAACAGTATCAACAGCTGTAA
- a CDS encoding ACP phosphodiesterase: MNYLAHLHLSHDTPGLMIGALLGDVVKGPLKGEYPADWEQGIRLHRRIDAYTDNHALIRACQADFPKKFRRFSPIMLDVAFDHFLIKHWQQFHPQTLATFSTEMYQFLSNTHWPAAAQPHVKRIVKHDLLNRYQEWDFIIEVIASIGLRMRVTNPLADTDEILAQHYQQIERTFLQFYPQLQQHVNGMQ, encoded by the coding sequence ATGAACTATCTGGCCCACCTACACTTAAGCCACGACACGCCCGGCTTAATGATAGGGGCCTTGCTGGGGGATGTGGTTAAAGGGCCGCTTAAAGGCGAGTATCCAGCTGACTGGGAGCAGGGCATACGACTACACCGCCGCATCGATGCTTACACTGACAACCATGCGCTAATCCGCGCATGCCAGGCAGACTTTCCGAAAAAGTTCCGGCGCTTTAGTCCCATTATGCTAGACGTTGCCTTTGACCATTTCCTTATTAAACATTGGCAGCAGTTTCACCCGCAAACATTAGCCACATTCAGCACAGAAATGTATCAATTTTTAAGCAACACCCACTGGCCTGCAGCGGCACAGCCCCACGTTAAGCGCATTGTTAAACACGATTTATTAAACCGCTATCAGGAGTGGGACTTTATTATTGAGGTCATAGCCAGCATAGGGCTGCGCATGCGCGTGACTAACCCCTTGGCCGACACAGATGAAATTCTAGCGCAGCACTATCAGCAGATAGAGCGCACTTTTTTGCAGTTCTACCCGCAACTGCAACAACACGTCAACGGCATGCAATGA
- a CDS encoding disulfide bond formation protein B, which translates to MITSSPRHINIIILIAVIGLMGYGLYSQYVMGLIPCPLCMTQRAAYCLIGGFALIAIIHKQGYKIYSLLIALASLGGIAAAGRQVWLQHLPPELVPACGPSLEYMLETFPFAEALKMLILGEGNCAIVDWTFVGLSMAEWSLLWFVGFLGAALWQLLRKPATAA; encoded by the coding sequence ATGATTACCAGTAGCCCGCGTCATATCAATATCATTATTCTCATCGCTGTTATCGGCCTGATGGGCTATGGACTTTATAGCCAATATGTCATGGGCTTAATTCCCTGCCCCTTGTGCATGACCCAGCGTGCAGCCTATTGCCTCATAGGTGGTTTTGCCTTAATCGCTATCATCCATAAACAAGGTTACAAGATTTACTCACTGCTTATCGCTCTAGCCAGCCTAGGCGGTATAGCCGCTGCGGGCAGGCAAGTGTGGTTACAGCATCTACCCCCCGAGTTAGTCCCCGCCTGCGGCCCCAGCTTAGAATATATGCTGGAGACGTTTCCTTTTGCCGAAGCGCTAAAAATGCTAATCCTAGGGGAAGGCAACTGCGCCATAGTGGATTGGACCTTTGTAGGCCTGAGTATGGCGGAATGGTCGCTGCTGTGGTTTGTGGGATTTTTGGGTGCGGCCCTGTGGCAACTTTTACGTAAGCCAGCCACTGCCGCATGA
- a CDS encoding DUF1631 family protein: MFFTIYLTARQLTWLSLYVLTESLAISITTTHNQTLDTLINSEDSVFLELLNFCYPQSQPQTQPQQKPSQLNQQQSQALLRKLDHLAGTQLLTTLQQQLEPSNSLSQDSYAQLRFCEQLFINYCSSHQLAEEIQQAIAPLLLIIADLQLSNSKWLWQHHSFITLLATTQQHCIGWHASDNRANHRFLQQLQEAVGALIKSWQQGDIDYERNALTDFFAQYDARIHKLEQRMIAAESGALKAKRSQEMATRIINEKTQQQLLPTSIQHFLHNSWHESIVLLLISSENMQVEFHRLKKLTETFIWTFKPYDPEDNDTQQRIYRLLSQLQEELTNNLASLKHQPDKLAEVLADIEAQHLRILKGQAIERNPCLALNNSNPLNDSHTKISGSLLKKVNLLKPQQWLCHSIDGQPQAIKLLLKLNDSQQLLFSNHVGVKACQYSYEELAYKLANNSIKPLASQSYISQTGTILIEKLLATQQQAQEKNQALLTGKRTQQQLQLQKRLADQKKALAEAQAIARKKTQQQSQQEAQQQRLAAAETALNAQQKYSELLHKFNSGGIVRLYSNEQSRDCKLAAITQQGNNYIFVNKRGIKDCEIAKQDLIIQLATGQAEIIDNGDRFEDALSKVVNSIRQQK, translated from the coding sequence GTGTTTTTTACGATATACTTAACAGCTAGGCAGCTAACATGGCTGTCGCTTTACGTATTAACCGAGAGCTTAGCCATCAGTATTACAACCACTCACAACCAAACCCTAGACACGCTTATTAACAGTGAAGACAGCGTATTTTTAGAGCTACTCAATTTTTGCTACCCCCAATCCCAGCCACAAACTCAGCCACAACAAAAGCCCAGCCAACTCAACCAACAACAAAGCCAGGCGCTACTGCGCAAGCTAGACCACCTAGCCGGCACACAGCTGCTAACCACTTTGCAACAACAACTAGAACCCAGCAATAGCCTGAGCCAAGACAGTTACGCACAACTGCGCTTTTGTGAGCAGCTATTTATCAACTATTGCTCTAGCCATCAACTGGCCGAGGAGATACAGCAGGCTATCGCACCGCTGCTATTAATTATCGCCGACTTACAATTAAGCAACAGCAAATGGCTGTGGCAGCATCACTCGTTTATCACGCTCTTAGCCACTACCCAGCAACACTGCATAGGTTGGCATGCCAGTGACAACAGAGCCAACCATCGTTTTTTGCAGCAGCTACAAGAAGCCGTGGGCGCGCTAATCAAAAGCTGGCAACAGGGCGATATAGATTACGAGCGCAACGCCCTCACTGATTTTTTCGCACAATACGATGCCCGCATTCACAAACTAGAGCAACGCATGATCGCTGCAGAAAGTGGCGCACTAAAAGCCAAACGCAGCCAGGAAATGGCCACCCGAATTATTAATGAGAAAACCCAGCAACAATTATTACCCACCAGCATTCAACATTTTTTGCACAACAGCTGGCACGAATCTATTGTGTTGCTGTTAATCAGCAGTGAAAATATGCAGGTAGAGTTTCACCGCTTAAAAAAACTGACTGAAACCTTTATCTGGACCTTTAAGCCCTACGACCCTGAGGACAACGACACCCAGCAACGTATCTACCGCCTTTTAAGCCAGCTGCAAGAAGAACTAACCAACAACCTAGCCAGCCTAAAACACCAGCCGGATAAATTGGCAGAGGTATTAGCCGACATAGAAGCGCAACACTTACGCATACTGAAAGGTCAAGCTATAGAGCGCAATCCCTGCCTAGCGCTCAACAACAGTAACCCACTCAACGATAGCCACACCAAAATTAGTGGTAGCCTGCTTAAAAAAGTGAACTTACTGAAACCGCAACAGTGGCTGTGCCACAGCATTGACGGACAACCGCAGGCCATTAAATTATTACTAAAACTCAACGACAGCCAGCAACTACTATTCAGCAATCATGTAGGCGTAAAAGCCTGCCAATACTCTTACGAAGAGCTGGCCTACAAATTAGCTAACAACAGTATTAAGCCGCTAGCCAGCCAATCTTACATTAGTCAAACCGGTACAATTTTAATAGAAAAATTATTAGCCACCCAACAACAAGCACAAGAAAAAAATCAAGCGCTACTGACGGGAAAGAGAACGCAGCAACAACTACAATTACAAAAACGTTTGGCCGACCAGAAAAAGGCGCTGGCTGAAGCGCAGGCTATAGCGCGAAAAAAAACGCAGCAACAATCCCAACAAGAGGCTCAACAACAACGTCTTGCGGCGGCAGAAACAGCGCTTAACGCGCAACAAAAATACAGCGAATTACTGCACAAATTTAACAGCGGTGGCATAGTACGCCTTTATAGCAACGAGCAATCGCGCGACTGTAAGCTTGCCGCCATCACGCAACAGGGCAATAACTATATTTTTGTTAATAAGCGGGGTATTAAAGACTGCGAAATAGCAAAACAAGACCTCATTATTCAGCTAGCTACCGGCCAGGCCGAAATTATCGATAACGGCGACCGCTTTGAAGACGCGCTATCAAAAGTCGTCAACAGCATTCGTCAGCAAAAATAA
- a CDS encoding PilZ domain-containing protein, giving the protein MNNNDKRSEGRVNEQTTIFVEAYDSTSFNGTKVVICNSLDISANGLQFQMDERPELGSILRLFAEFHDQQAAMQLVGEVKWVEPQGQDFNIGFAIYDAENTDIIQWKQLIAQRLEQGEDD; this is encoded by the coding sequence ATGAACAATAATGATAAACGCAGTGAAGGCCGAGTCAACGAACAAACCACTATCTTTGTTGAAGCCTATGACAGCACGTCATTTAATGGCACCAAAGTTGTGATATGCAATAGTTTAGATATCTCTGCCAACGGCCTGCAATTTCAAATGGACGAACGCCCGGAACTAGGCAGCATCTTGCGCCTATTTGCCGAATTTCACGATCAACAGGCTGCCATGCAGCTAGTCGGCGAAGTTAAATGGGTGGAACCGCAAGGACAGGACTTTAATATAGGGTTTGCGATCTACGACGCTGAAAACACTGACATTATCCAGTGGAAACAGTTGATTGCCCAACGCCTAGAGCAAGGCGAAGACGATTAA
- a CDS encoding flagellar basal body-associated FliL family protein encodes MRATTQLIAKLFYVLLILSCTSLTFGQDDESAEGAAAEPATTYFALKPAFVVNYGGAGRLRYLKTAITLRVKTGGGTPGMAQVRQHLPYIRHTLVMLLSQQTDEGMSSMEGRELVRQSALEAVRQVLIEEEGEEFIADLLFDSFIVQR; translated from the coding sequence ATGCGGGCCACCACGCAGCTCATAGCCAAACTGTTTTATGTATTGCTAATTTTATCGTGTACTTCATTAACCTTTGGTCAAGATGACGAGTCTGCAGAAGGCGCCGCGGCGGAACCGGCGACCACCTACTTTGCGCTAAAGCCTGCCTTTGTGGTGAACTACGGCGGTGCTGGCCGTTTACGTTATTTAAAAACGGCCATTACCCTGCGGGTAAAAACCGGTGGCGGTACCCCAGGCATGGCGCAGGTGCGGCAACATTTACCCTATATACGCCATACCTTGGTGATGTTGTTGTCGCAGCAAACCGATGAAGGGATGTCTTCTATGGAGGGGCGTGAATTGGTGCGTCAGTCGGCTTTAGAGGCGGTGCGGCAAGTGCTGATAGAGGAAGAGGGCGAAGAGTTTATCGCTGACTTATTATTCGATTCGTTTATTGTTCAGCGTTAA
- a CDS encoding FKBP-type peptidyl-prolyl cis-trans isomerase, whose product MKRNLLVAAAITAALAGCNQQAAEKTVTLDDSAKRVSYGMGIGLGERIAQESIEVDADAFALGMKHALAGGERLMTQEEVMAEMQTFQQQQMEKQKAAQTAIADQNKQAGEAFLAENAAKEGVITLDSGLQYSVITEGAGAKPSATDTVEVHYRGTLIDGTEFDSSYKRDATVSFPVNGVIAGWTEALQLMPVGSKWNLYIPSDLAYGPGGTGGPIGPDATLIFEVELVSIKDDAATK is encoded by the coding sequence ATGAAACGCAATTTACTGGTTGCTGCAGCAATAACTGCAGCATTGGCAGGCTGTAATCAACAAGCCGCGGAAAAAACGGTTACGTTAGATGACTCGGCCAAGCGCGTCAGCTATGGCATGGGCATAGGCTTAGGTGAGCGTATCGCGCAGGAGAGCATCGAGGTTGACGCTGACGCCTTTGCGCTAGGCATGAAGCATGCCTTAGCGGGTGGCGAGCGTTTAATGACGCAAGAAGAAGTGATGGCTGAAATGCAAACTTTCCAGCAGCAGCAAATGGAAAAGCAAAAGGCCGCACAAACCGCTATAGCCGACCAAAATAAACAAGCCGGTGAGGCCTTTTTAGCAGAAAATGCAGCTAAAGAAGGGGTAATCACCTTAGATAGCGGCCTACAGTACTCGGTGATTACCGAAGGTGCCGGTGCCAAACCTAGCGCGACCGATACCGTAGAGGTGCACTACCGTGGAACGTTAATTGATGGCACCGAGTTTGATAGCTCTTACAAGCGTGACGCCACCGTCAGCTTTCCCGTTAACGGCGTGATTGCCGGTTGGACCGAAGCCCTGCAATTAATGCCGGTAGGTTCTAAGTGGAACTTATATATCCCCTCTGACTTGGCCTACGGCCCAGGCGGCACCGGCGGCCCTATAGGCCCCGACGCGACGCTGATATTTGAGGTTGAGTTGGTTTCGATTAAGGATGATGCAGCTACTAAATAG
- a CDS encoding Rsd/AlgQ family anti-sigma factor, translated as MLDTCTIEERWSGVNEMIERWLEERQKLIVEFCAVGEDRDNERSENAEQLHKRLQHFCQLLVDYVCAGHFEVYYQLLREAEEFKDGSANIAQGLLPELNENTTIAMEFHDKYAETDQNTPLNNLSNKLSKLGEVLELRFEIEDRLIDVMHNAHKAITTEA; from the coding sequence ATGCTAGACACATGCACCATTGAAGAACGCTGGAGTGGCGTCAACGAGATGATAGAGCGTTGGTTAGAAGAGCGCCAAAAACTCATCGTAGAATTTTGTGCCGTAGGCGAAGACCGTGACAATGAAAGGTCTGAAAATGCCGAGCAATTACACAAACGTCTGCAGCATTTTTGCCAATTATTAGTTGATTATGTTTGCGCTGGTCACTTCGAGGTGTACTACCAACTGCTGCGCGAAGCTGAAGAGTTTAAAGATGGCAGCGCCAATATTGCTCAAGGCCTATTGCCCGAACTTAACGAAAACACCACTATCGCTATGGAGTTTCACGACAAGTACGCTGAAACCGACCAAAACACGCCCTTAAACAATTTATCTAACAAACTCTCAAAATTGGGTGAAGTTTTGGAACTGCGTTTTGAAATTGAAGACAGGCTTATCGATGTAATGCACAACGCGCACAAAGCCATCACCACCGAAGCCTAG